A genomic region of Gossypium hirsutum isolate 1008001.06 chromosome D01, Gossypium_hirsutum_v2.1, whole genome shotgun sequence contains the following coding sequences:
- the LOC107942991 gene encoding uncharacterized protein isoform X1 yields MSSSDKPELVERDVKDKVDDKEDNSGFIDKVKGFIHDIGEKIEETIGFGKPTADVAEIHLPCINLEKAEIVVDVLIKNPNPVPIPLVDIDYLIESDGRKLLSGLIPDAGTIHAHGEETVKIPVTLIYDDIKSTYDDIKPGSIIPYRLKVDLIVDVPVFGRLTLPLEKTGEIPIPYKPDIDMEKIHFERFSWEETIAVLHLKLENMNDFDLGLNALDYEVWLSEVSIGSAELEKSAKIGKNGISYIEIPISFRPKDFGSALWDMIRGKGTGYSMKGHINVDTPFGAMKLPISKEGGTTRLKKNREDGGDDDDDDEKKVRRMFECKSKLC; encoded by the exons ATGTCATCATCCGATAAGCCAGAATTAGTTGAAAGGGATGTTAAGGACAAGGTGGATGACAAAGAAGACAACAGTGGATTTATAGACAAGGTCAAGGGTTTCATTCATGACATTGGTGAGAAGATCGAGGAAACAATCGGCTTTGGCAAGCCTACTGCAGATGTAGCTGAGATTCACCTCCCTTGTATCAATCTTGAGAAAGCAGAAATTGTCGTTGATGTCCTCATAAAGAACCCAAACCCTGTTCCAATCCCCCTCGTCGACATTGACTACCTCATTGAAAGTGATGGTAGAAAACTCCTTTCAGGCTTGATTCCAGATGCTGGAACCATCCATGCTCATGGTGAGGAGACTGTCAAAATACCAGTTACTTTGATATATGATGATATCAAAAGTACATATGATGACATTAAGCCTGGCAGCATCATTCCATATAGGCTGAAAGTTGATCTCATTGTTGATGTTCCTGTTTTTGGGAGGTTAACTTTACCTCTTGAGAAAACTGGAGAGATCCCTATACCTTACAAGCCGGATATCGATATGGAGAAGATACACTTTGAGAGATTCTCTTGGGAGGAAACTATAGCAGTTCTTCATTTGAAATTGGAGAATATGAATGACTTTGACTTGGGACTCAATGCCCTTGACTATGAGGTCTGGCTATCTGAGGTCAGCATTGGATCTGCAGAACTTGAAAAATCTGCAAAGATAGGCAAAAACGGAATCAGTTATATTGAGATTCCTATCTCTTTCAGGCCTAAGGATTTCGGATCTGCTCTGTGGGACATGATTAGGGGAAAAGGAACAGGTTACTCTATGAAAGGTCACATCAACGTTGACACTCCGTTTGGAGCTATGAAATTACCCATCAGCAAGGAGGGTGGCACAACCCGCCTTAAGAAGAATAGGGAAGAcggtggtgatgatgatgatgatgatgag aaaaaagtaagaAGAATGTTTGAATGTAAAAGCAAGCTATGTTGA
- the LOC107942991 gene encoding uncharacterized protein isoform X3 has translation MSSSDKPELVERDVKDKVDDKEDNSGFIDKVKGFIHDIGEKIEETIGFGKPTADVAEIHLPCINLEKAEIVVDVLIKNPNPVPIPLVDIDYLIESDGRKLLSGLIPDAGTIHAHGEETVKIPVTLIYDDIKSTYDDIKPGSIIPYRLKVDLIVDVPVFGRLTLPLEKTGEIPIPYKPDIDMEKIHFERFSWEETIAVLHLKLENMNDFDLGLNALDYEVWLSEVSIGSAELEKSAKIGKNGISYIEIPISFRPKDFGSALWDMIRGKGTGYSMKGHINVDTPFGAMKLPISKEGGTTRLKKNREDGGDDDDDDED, from the exons ATGTCATCATCCGATAAGCCAGAATTAGTTGAAAGGGATGTTAAGGACAAGGTGGATGACAAAGAAGACAACAGTGGATTTATAGACAAGGTCAAGGGTTTCATTCATGACATTGGTGAGAAGATCGAGGAAACAATCGGCTTTGGCAAGCCTACTGCAGATGTAGCTGAGATTCACCTCCCTTGTATCAATCTTGAGAAAGCAGAAATTGTCGTTGATGTCCTCATAAAGAACCCAAACCCTGTTCCAATCCCCCTCGTCGACATTGACTACCTCATTGAAAGTGATGGTAGAAAACTCCTTTCAGGCTTGATTCCAGATGCTGGAACCATCCATGCTCATGGTGAGGAGACTGTCAAAATACCAGTTACTTTGATATATGATGATATCAAAAGTACATATGATGACATTAAGCCTGGCAGCATCATTCCATATAGGCTGAAAGTTGATCTCATTGTTGATGTTCCTGTTTTTGGGAGGTTAACTTTACCTCTTGAGAAAACTGGAGAGATCCCTATACCTTACAAGCCGGATATCGATATGGAGAAGATACACTTTGAGAGATTCTCTTGGGAGGAAACTATAGCAGTTCTTCATTTGAAATTGGAGAATATGAATGACTTTGACTTGGGACTCAATGCCCTTGACTATGAGGTCTGGCTATCTGAGGTCAGCATTGGATCTGCAGAACTTGAAAAATCTGCAAAGATAGGCAAAAACGGAATCAGTTATATTGAGATTCCTATCTCTTTCAGGCCTAAGGATTTCGGATCTGCTCTGTGGGACATGATTAGGGGAAAAGGAACAGGTTACTCTATGAAAGGTCACATCAACGTTGACACTCCGTTTGGAGCTATGAAATTACCCATCAGCAAGGAGGGTGGCACAACCCGCCTTAAGAAGAATAGGGAAGAcggtggtgatgatgatgatgatgatgag GATTAA
- the LOC107942991 gene encoding uncharacterized protein isoform X2 → MSSSDKPELVERDVKDKVDDKEDNSGFIDKVKGFIHDIGEKIEETIGFGKPTADVAEIHLPCINLEKAEIVVDVLIKNPNPVPIPLVDIDYLIESDGRKLLSGLIPDAGTIHAHGEETVKIPVTLIYDDIKSTYDDIKPGSIIPYRLKVDLIVDVPVFGRLTLPLEKTGEIPIPYKPDIDMEKIHFERFSWEETIAVLHLKLENMNDFDLGLNALDYEVWLSEVSIGSAELEKSAKIGKNGISYIEIPISFRPKDFGSALWDMIRGKGTGYSMKGHINVDTPFGAMKLPISKEGGTTRLKKNREDGGDDDDDDEIVDD, encoded by the exons ATGTCATCATCCGATAAGCCAGAATTAGTTGAAAGGGATGTTAAGGACAAGGTGGATGACAAAGAAGACAACAGTGGATTTATAGACAAGGTCAAGGGTTTCATTCATGACATTGGTGAGAAGATCGAGGAAACAATCGGCTTTGGCAAGCCTACTGCAGATGTAGCTGAGATTCACCTCCCTTGTATCAATCTTGAGAAAGCAGAAATTGTCGTTGATGTCCTCATAAAGAACCCAAACCCTGTTCCAATCCCCCTCGTCGACATTGACTACCTCATTGAAAGTGATGGTAGAAAACTCCTTTCAGGCTTGATTCCAGATGCTGGAACCATCCATGCTCATGGTGAGGAGACTGTCAAAATACCAGTTACTTTGATATATGATGATATCAAAAGTACATATGATGACATTAAGCCTGGCAGCATCATTCCATATAGGCTGAAAGTTGATCTCATTGTTGATGTTCCTGTTTTTGGGAGGTTAACTTTACCTCTTGAGAAAACTGGAGAGATCCCTATACCTTACAAGCCGGATATCGATATGGAGAAGATACACTTTGAGAGATTCTCTTGGGAGGAAACTATAGCAGTTCTTCATTTGAAATTGGAGAATATGAATGACTTTGACTTGGGACTCAATGCCCTTGACTATGAGGTCTGGCTATCTGAGGTCAGCATTGGATCTGCAGAACTTGAAAAATCTGCAAAGATAGGCAAAAACGGAATCAGTTATATTGAGATTCCTATCTCTTTCAGGCCTAAGGATTTCGGATCTGCTCTGTGGGACATGATTAGGGGAAAAGGAACAGGTTACTCTATGAAAGGTCACATCAACGTTGACACTCCGTTTGGAGCTATGAAATTACCCATCAGCAAGGAGGGTGGCACAACCCGCCTTAAGAAGAATAGGGAAGAcggtggtgatgatgatgatgatgatgag ATTGTTGATGACTGA